CTTTGGCAGGCCCAAAGGAGCCGAAGGAACGTTTCTCTACGGAGAAGACGAGATCCGGGCGCAGGCAGCCCTTGCACGGGAAAGGGGAGTCACCGAGATCTGCATGCTCTCGGGAGTGCACCCCGACTTCACCCTCGAAACCTACGAGGAAATGATTGGCTGGGTGCGTGATGTCATCCCCTCCGCCGATATCCACACGGCAAGCCCGGATGAAGTGACATGGGCGGCGAAGAAGAGCGGCGTGTCGATAGAGGAGGCACTGGAACGTCTCCGGGCGGCGGGTCTCGGCACCCTGCAGGGCACCGGCGCCGAGATCCTCGTCGATTCCGTCCGGGAGATCATCTGTCCGCGAAAGGTCGATACGGCGACGTGGGCTTCGGTGATCCGGGCGGCTCATGGATTAGGAATCCAATCGACGGCGACCATCATGTACGGCTCGGCCGAGCAGCCGGAAGATCGTATCGCTCATCTCTCGCTCCTCCGGCAGATCCAGGATGAGACCGGTGGATTCACCGAACTCGTGCCTCTTTCCTACCTTCACCAGAATACGGCGCTGTACCGCGACGGGCTGGCACCGGCGGGGGCAACCGGCCGCGAGGATCTTCTCCTGTTTGCGGTTTCACGCCTCTTTCTCGATAATTTCGATCATATCCAGATCTCGTGGGGGAAAGTCGGCATCAAGATGGCACAACTCGGCCTGTGTGCCGGGGGGGACGATCTCGGCGGCACGATGTTCTGTGATGCGGTCTCCGTCGATGCCGGAGCGGACGAGGCTGATTACCTTGATCCTGATGCTATGCAACGGATTGCCGCGGATATCGGGCGGGAGCTGCGCCAGCGAACCACGACATACACGCTCCTGTAATCAGGTTTTTAAATTATGACGGGGAATTCCACCCCTCCCGTATTCCCGTGCCTCCCGTCTGCTGGAGGACGGCGGCCCGGACGAACCTGATATCATTCCAGCTGTACCGGTCTCCGAGCATACGTTTCAGCACCTTGAGATCATAGCTGCCGCAGTCGCGTATCGCATCCCTGACACCCCTCTGCCTCTCCGGCAGCACCAGATCGTCGAGGGAGATGGCTTCGCCGACGAGAATAAGGCTCTCGAGATGCGCGCCGACGATATCCTCCGTCAGGTCGCGCCGGAATGCAATCCCACGGACGGTGAGCCCCCTCCGGTAGAGGTCGCGGGTTTCTCTGAGCGTATCACGGGAGAAGGGAACCTTTCCCGCTGGCGCAGGCTGATCACGGGACAGGGCTGTTTCCCTTTTCCGGAAACGGGTGATTTCCCGAAGGAACCGTTCCCCGTACTTTTCCAGTTTCTGTTCGCCGACCCCCCGCACGGAGAGCAGCCGTGCCCGTGTCGCCGGCCGGCGTGCCACCATGTCGCGAAGGGTTGCATCGGAAAACACCATGTAGGGCGGGATTTCCTCCTCGTCAGCCAGCTCTTTTCTCAGCCTTCGGAGGCGATCGAAGAGGCCGGGATCACCCGCACCGGCCGTGACGGCACGCCGCCCCGGGAGTCCTTCCCGTACCGACAGGAGAACCCGTTCACCGCCGGTGAGCACCGTATGGCTTTTTTCGGTCAGGACGATCACCGGATAGCGATCCCCCTCCTGCCCCAGATACCCGAGGCGTACGAGTTCCCTGATATGCGCAATAAGATCGTCGCGCGAATGCGTTTTCCCCGAGCCGAAGCATCGCCGGCCGGTGTCGCCGCGCTCGCGGATCTTCTTTGATGAAGAACCCCGGAGGACATCGGCGAGATACCCCGCGCCGTATGCTCCGGGAAGTTCCTTGACGCACCTGATGATCTCCGTCGCCACTCCGGTCCCGTCAATGAGTGTTTTCGGGTCTCTGCAGTTGTCACAGCGTCCGCACCGTCCCGGGGGGAAGGTCTCGCCGAAATAGGAGAGCAGCGCCGCCACCCGGCAACCCGTCCCCTCGCAGTAGGCGATCAAAGCGTCGAGCCGACGGTACGCGCTCCGTCTCTCGATGTCGCTCTCCATCCGGTCGATGAAATAGGACACCCGTGCCCGGTCGGCCGGGCTGTAGAGCAGGATGCAGTCGGAAGGCTCCCCGTCGCGTCCCGCACGTCCGGTTTCCTGGTAAAAGTGTTCGAGGTCGCGGGGCAGATCGTAGTGGATGACAAAACGCACGTCCGGCTTGTCGATACCCATGCCGAACGCGATGGTTGCGACAATAATCCGGGTCTCGTCACGGATGAAGCGGTCCTGCGTCTCAGCCCTGAGCGGTTTTTGCAGGCCTGCATGGTACGGCCGGGCGGAAAAGCCGTCCCTGGTAAGTTTATCGGCAAGCTCCCCGACTGTTTTTTTACTCGTGCAATAGATAATGCCCGAATCGTTCCGGTGCGCGGAAAGGTAGCCCATAAGCTGCGCATAGGCGTTTCTCTTCTCCAGTACTTCGTAGGTGAGGTTCGGGCGGTAAAAACTTCCGAGCGATATGAACGGACGCAAAAGATGGAGCTGATCGGCGATATCGCGCTGTACTGCGGGCGTTGCCGTCGCAGTCAGGGCGATGACGGGGACACCGGGAAGTGCCCGGCGAAGCCTGATAATCTGCCGGTATTCCGGGCGGAATTCATGCCCCCATTGCGAAATGCAGTGTGCTTCATCCACGGCGATCAGGCTGACGGGAAGACCCTGCATGAAGGTGATAAATCCTGGCTGTGCTGCTTTTTCTGGCGAAACATAGAGTATTTTGAGCGTTCCAGCCCTGAGCGCAGCCTCTGTCTCCCGCCGCAGGTCGTAGGTGACGGTGCTGTTGAGAAAGGCTGCCGGCACCCCGTTTTCCCGGAGCCCGTCCACCTGGTCCTTCATGAGCGCGATGAGCGGGGAGATGACAAGTGCGATGCCCGGTTTCAGCAGTGCCGGAAGCTGAAAACAGAGAGATTTTCCGCCACCCGTTGCAATGACCGCCAATACGTCGCGATTGTCGAGGAGGCGGGAAATGATCTCTTCCTGATGAGGAAGGAAGGAGCTGTATCCGAAGTACTTTTTCAGTGCCCGGTATGCAGGCTCCATATCCATGATGACATATTCGGCGGGAAGCGGCATTAAGCCTTACAATCATTCCGGCGACCGGATCCGGCCCGGTATGCCGTTACCAGAAACCATTTAACGACAGGCTCGAAACGTTCCTTGTTCGATCCTGCCTTCCGGACGGTGCGAGCCCGGCCGGACCGCCTCTTCCGGGAGAATGTCAATGGAATGCCCTCAGAATATCAGTGCCTGCGGGCACGATCTATCCCGCCTGTCCCGTATCCTGATTCCCTGTGCCCTTTATGCAGGCTATCTGATCGTCCTGTATGCATTTCTGCCGTATCATGATTTTCTCGTGTATCTCGGCCTCGCCGCCGCCTACCTGCTCCCTCCCGCAGGCAAGGAGTCGGTTATCCCCCTCGGCATCTGTCTCGGGGAGGCGTGGTGGCTGACGGCGCTCACATGCGCAATGATTGATATCGTCTGTGCGCTGTTTGTTGTCTGGAATTTTGATCTTCTGCTTGGCGTGCCCGTTATCGGACCGGCAATGGGCAGGTTTGCAGGAAGGGGACGCGCTTATATCCGGGCGCGGCCGTGGCTCGCGAACCTCTCTTACGCCGGCCTCATCCTGTTTGTCATGTTCCCCCTTCAGGGATCGGGCGGCGTGAACGCAACCATCATCGGCCGGCTGCTCGGGATGGGCGTTGTTCCGGTAGTGGTCTGTATCAGCGCGGGATCGCTAATGGGGTGTTTCTCGATTGCCATGGGTGCCGGCTGGCTGATTGCCCTCTTCCGCGAAAGTCCCCCGACGGCAGTTCTTCTGGGTGCCACGATGCTGGCCGCCTGTGCCGGAGCGGCGATCTGGCTGCGAAGACGTTCGGCATCAGGGGCATGACTGATGGAACCTTCCGGTTCATGAGGATATCTCCGCGCTTCATAACATTGAAATACGGCTGGATGTATTGTCATCATATACCGGAGGACAGTATCATGACGCGAACGAAACTCCTCACGATTCTCCTTATTTTCCTGCTGGTTGTCACACCGGCACTGGCAGCGAATAATAAAGGCGCTCAGGAAGCCGCACAGAACGGTGCGAAACCTACCGTTGCGAATGCAACACCGGCTGCCGGCTCCGCCGCCCTCCATGCACAACAGACAAAAACCGTGATGATTCGTGCCGAACTCACAGCACGCGAACAGGAGAGGCAGCAGGAGCTTGATCAGGAACTGCAGTCCGTTCGCCCGGAAGTCCGGAACGTGTACCTGAATCAGAATACCGTCAGGGTAGCCGTGCACACGCTGCTCGGGCTGGAAAACAGTACCTACGGCATCGGCCGGAATATTTCCGCGGTCGCGCGTGAATTCAACAACTCCGTGCAGGCCACGATTGTTGCCGAGGAACGGCTTGAAACCCGCAGCGGATTTGTGCGCTTTTTTGCCGGCGGCGATGATGAAGCGGCGGCCGAGATCCTGCAGCTGACAGCCGAGAATCGCCTCCGTATCCAGGAGATGAACCGGCTCATCGCCGAGTGCGACTGCGATAATGAAACGCGTACATACCTGCAGGAGCAGCTGCAGATCATGACTCAGGAACAGACACGCCTCGAATCGCGGGCGCAGGCCGAACAGGCGGACCGCGGTCTATTCGGATGGCTGTGGAAATAATCCGCCATCTTTTTTCCCCTGTCCGGGAAACTCCAGCAGGCTTATATCGACTCCATGACACTCCTTTGTTGCCATGGAAGAGAGGGGATGTCCGCGGTGACGGTACTGCAGCGGATATGTGAGGATGCTGCCGGTGGTGCACGGCTGTCAGAAGAGGATGCGATTACCCTGTTTTCAGCGAAAGGCCGCGATATCTGGGATATAGCCAGAGCAGCCGATCGAATCCGGGAAGAGCGGGTCGGAGATACGGTGACGTTTGTCCGGAACCAGAACCTCAATGTCACGAACATCTGTGTCAATGCCTGCGGATTCTGTGCATATTCCCGGAAGGAAGGGGATCCCGATTCGTACCGGTTCGGAAAGGAGACGGTGCAGGGAAAAGCGGCACTCGCGGGTACGCGTGGCGTAACCGAAATCTGCACCGTCAGCGGCCTCCACCCGGCGTTTAACGCCGCTGCATACACGGACATCATCGCATGGATCCGCGAAGCGGTGCCGGACGTCCATATTCACGCGAGTAATCCGATGGAGATTGCATTCGGGGCACGGAAGAGCGGGATTTCGACCGCCGAGATGCTCTGCCTGATGAAGGATGCAGGACTCGGCTCGATGTGCGGGACGGCTGCGGAAATCCTTGTGGACGACGTGCGGGCGCGCATCTGTCCCGGAAAGATCGATACCGCAACCTGGGAGCGTATTATCCGGGAAGCACATGCGGCGGGCATCAGGACGACCGCCACGATTATGTACGGGCATGTCGAGACGGTTCGTGACCGGGCCCGGCACCTCGCTATTCTCCGCTCTATTCAGGACGATACCGGCGGTTTTACCGAATTCGTCCCCCTCTCGTTCATTCACTATCAGACGCCCCTCTACATCAGGGGAGAGGCCCCGGCGGGAGCGACGGGCCGTGAGGATCTCCTGATGTATGCCGTATCCCGTCTCTTTCTCGACAATATTCCTCACATTCAGGTTTCGTGGGTGAAACTGGGCACCAAGCTGTCCCAGCTCGCCCTGTGTGCGGGCGGTGACGATCTCGGCGGAACGATGTACGAGGAGCGAATATCAAAAGAAGCGGGCGCAAAAGATACGGATTATCTTGATCCGGATGAAATGCGGCGTATTACAGAGGATATCGGACGCACCCTTGCGGAACGGACAACCCTCTATGGGCGTGTATAAGGAAGGGTATGCGGTCAGACGGACCGGATATATTTCGAATCCTTCCGCAGCATTTTAATAATCGTTCCCGCGACTTCCTTTGCCTTTGGCATTGCATGCGGGTCGTTGAGGATGTCCCCCGGCATGTATCCTTTGCCGGCTACGAAACCGAGGTACGAAAACTCGTGGGTATTGACGAATCCTTCGAGTGTCTCGAGGGTCCGTTCGCATCCGCGGTCGGCGCAGACGGCTACCACAACGGCATTCCTTCCCGCCAGTTTCCGGTCATGATAGAGCGAATATGTCCGGTCGATGAAATTCTTGAGTTGCCCGCAGACATCGTAGTAATAGGTGGGTGACCCGATGATGAGGATATCGCAGTCGAGAACCTTGTCGACGATGCGGCCCCAGTCGTCTTTTTCTATGATGCACCATTTTTTTTCCTTGCACTTCTCGCATCCGATGCAGGGAAGAATTTCCATCCCCGAGAGTGATACGAATTCCGTCTCGATCTCGGAACAGTTTTCCGCATCCACATGGTCAAGAATTTTTTGTATCAGGAGTGCGGTATTGCCGTCTTTTCGCATGCTCCCGGATAGGCCGAGCACCTTCATACTCTATGCTTGGCTGCCATTTATTTGAGTCTTGTGCTCGTGGCATTGAAGCCCGAGGCGATGGAACGCCGCGATGATTTCGGCCTCCGGGTTGGCGGTGCGCCGGAAGAGATGCGAGAGGCAGCGGCAGTCGCTGCACCCGAAGCCTGCCACCGCGTCACCTCCGATCTCCACTGCAAGCATGCATTCAAGTTTTTTTTCCGTATAGCCACAGATGCATCCGGTAAGGTGGAAATCCGGGGAGAGCAGCAGGGCGTCGATGTGCCAGACCGGGCGCCGGTTCCGGGTCTGAGCGAGGCGGACATGCCGGCGTACCCGGGCCAGTCCGCCGGGACCGAGTGCCGATCCGACGTAGATGTGCCACCCGGGCCGGAACGCGAGCATGCCGAGGCTGCCCACACGGCAGGTGCACGCCCTGTTCTCAAAAATAAGACAGTAAATCCCTTTATCCATAGGCACCGGTTATCAGGCGGAGTGCAGCGGTGATATGGCGCCCTCCGCCGGCGGGCACCGGTTCACCGTGTCCGGGCCACAGTCCTTCAACCGGAAGTCCGGCGAGCCGTTCGATCGATCGCCTGAGATCGGTGATACTTCCGCCGGGGAAATCCACGCGCCCGAATCCCCCGTCGGCAAAGACCGTATCACCCGAGATGAGGGTGCCGGATTCCTCGTTCCAGAGGCAGATGCTTCCCGGTGTGTGTCCCGGCGTGTGCAGCACGGTCAGCTCTGCAATCGTGTCGCCTTCCTCGAGCATACGGTCGGGGACGAGCGGCGGCGTCCGCGCCCCGAAGAGGACGGAGAGATTCATCCCCTCGTCGGCCAATCCGTGTGCTTCGCGCCGGTGAATGCAGATTGCCGCGTCGCACATATCCGCGATCTCACGTACATGGGCGATATGGTCGTAGTGGCAATGGGTGAGCACGATCGTCTCGATGGTCTCCTTATACCGCTC
This sequence is a window from Methanoculleus sp. SDB. Protein-coding genes within it:
- the cofH gene encoding FO synthase subunit 2 (7,8-didemethyl-8-hydroxy-5-deazariboflavin synthase subunit 2; catalyzes radical-mediated transfer of hydroxybenzyl group from 4-hydroxyphenylpyruvate (HPP) to 5-amino-6-ribitylamino-2,4(1H,3H)-pyrimidinedione to form 7,8-didemethyl-8-hydroxy-5-deazariboflavin (FO); functions in F420 biosynthesis along with cofG); protein product: MTVMRQLLDDVRAGHRLTADEAVRLMKVRDRRIWDIAAAADEIREQKVGNIVSYVRNQNLHVTNICKNVCGFCGFGRPKGAEGTFLYGEDEIRAQAALARERGVTEICMLSGVHPDFTLETYEEMIGWVRDVIPSADIHTASPDEVTWAAKKSGVSIEEALERLRAAGLGTLQGTGAEILVDSVREIICPRKVDTATWASVIRAAHGLGIQSTATIMYGSAEQPEDRIAHLSLLRQIQDETGGFTELVPLSYLHQNTALYRDGLAPAGATGREDLLLFAVSRLFLDNFDHIQISWGKVGIKMAQLGLCAGGDDLGGTMFCDAVSVDAGADEADYLDPDAMQRIAADIGRELRQRTTTYTLL
- the cofH gene encoding FO synthase subunit 2 (7,8-didemethyl-8-hydroxy-5-deazariboflavin synthase subunit 2; catalyzes radical-mediated transfer of hydroxybenzyl group from 4-hydroxyphenylpyruvate (HPP) to 5-amino-6-ribitylamino-2,4(1H,3H)-pyrimidinedione to form 7,8-didemethyl-8-hydroxy-5-deazariboflavin (FO); functions in F420 biosynthesis along with cofG), with the protein product MSAVTVLQRICEDAAGGARLSEEDAITLFSAKGRDIWDIARAADRIREERVGDTVTFVRNQNLNVTNICVNACGFCAYSRKEGDPDSYRFGKETVQGKAALAGTRGVTEICTVSGLHPAFNAAAYTDIIAWIREAVPDVHIHASNPMEIAFGARKSGISTAEMLCLMKDAGLGSMCGTAAEILVDDVRARICPGKIDTATWERIIREAHAAGIRTTATIMYGHVETVRDRARHLAILRSIQDDTGGFTEFVPLSFIHYQTPLYIRGEAPAGATGREDLLMYAVSRLFLDNIPHIQVSWVKLGTKLSQLALCAGGDDLGGTMYEERISKEAGAKDTDYLDPDEMRRITEDIGRTLAERTTLYGRV
- a CDS encoding NADPH-dependent FMN reductase, with protein sequence MKVLGLSGSMRKDGNTALLIQKILDHVDAENCSEIETEFVSLSGMEILPCIGCEKCKEKKWCIIEKDDWGRIVDKVLDCDILIIGSPTYYYDVCGQLKNFIDRTYSLYHDRKLAGRNAVVVAVCADRGCERTLETLEGFVNTHEFSYLGFVAGKGYMPGDILNDPHAMPKAKEVAGTIIKMLRKDSKYIRSV
- a CDS encoding endonuclease III gives rise to the protein MDKGIYCLIFENRACTCRVGSLGMLAFRPGWHIYVGSALGPGGLARVRRHVRLAQTRNRRPVWHIDALLLSPDFHLTGCICGYTEKKLECMLAVEIGGDAVAGFGCSDCRCLSHLFRRTANPEAEIIAAFHRLGLQCHEHKTQINGSQA
- a CDS encoding MBL fold metallo-hydrolase — its product is MHVTWIPGEGFFANAFVIGSILVDAGVTPMAVERYKETIETIVLTHCHYDHIAHVREIADMCDAAICIHRREAHGLADEGMNLSVLFGARTPPLVPDRMLEEGDTIAELTVLHTPGHTPGSICLWNEESGTLISGDTVFADGGFGRVDFPGGSITDLRRSIERLAGLPVEGLWPGHGEPVPAGGGRHITAALRLITGAYG